A stretch of the Fusarium musae strain F31 chromosome 2, whole genome shotgun sequence genome encodes the following:
- a CDS encoding hypothetical protein (EggNog:ENOG41), whose translation MTSQLNSIFHSFSNLTPHSQRLAIAAAAGVIIGIPVFRIAAEDYRGYLALGPGGPPHNLIGWIGQTLLKPLKKEPFHTSCYDEKACEKAGPNGHAAFLSEKDVPIREAPRPMIGTWTAPSRQLTDMARQSLIEAYQSFLSSLASSSTSKLKIATSVAERRGPALFVASEEPSHPIAKRTRGEIGHMHGSDGSMHINLAPKDAKLVLERGWGQRHPLSGTVLYLGNVMIYAPRTEEELEVVRNITRAGVKFMLGEEL comes from the exons ATGACGTCGCAgctcaactccatcttccACTCTTTTTCCAACCTCACCCCGCACAGTCAACGTCTGGCTATAGCAGCGGCAGCCGGGGTGATTATTGGGATCCCGGTCTTCCGTATCGCAGCCGAAGACTATCGTGGGTATCTTGCTCTCGGGCCCGGAGGTCCACCTCACAACCTCATCGGATGGATCGGTCAAACCCTTCTAAAGCCACTGAAGAAGGAACCCTTTCATACGAGCTGTTATGATGAGAAGGCGTGCGAGAAGGCAGGCCCTAATGGGCATGCCGCTTTCTTGAGTGAGAAAGATGTTCCTATCCGTGAAGCACCGAGGCCGATGATAGGGACGTGGACGGCACCGAGTCGACAGTTGACAGACATGGCGAGGCAATCTCTTATCGAG GCCTACCAATCGTTCCTGTCATCTCTAGCATCATCGTCTACgtcaaagctcaagatcgCAACATCTGTTGCAGAGCGACGAGGTCCAGCCCTCTTTGTGGCTTCTGAGGAGCCTTCCCATCCTATCGCAAAGCGTACAAGAGGAGAGATTGGGCACATGCATGGCAGCGATGGTTCAATGCATATCAACCTGGCCCCAAAGGATGCAAAGCTTGTTTTGGAGAGAGGCTGGGGTCAACGTCACCCGCTGAGTGGTACAGTTCTATATCTGGGTAACGTGATGATTTATGCACCGAGAACTGAGGAGGAACTTGAAGTTGTAAGGAATATCACGAGAGCGGGTGTGAAGTTCatgcttggagaagagcTCTAG
- a CDS encoding hypothetical protein (EggNog:ENOG41): MGLLNSTLRFHELSAAGIEKGFPPIIRVKHKSGWSKLNRLSGFELFLDGPNGEPMYTLDFEEGFHGDIVLHSGPSVDSPKLAVSGRESYFDPEYLIRLPPISGTALQDQFLYWDLGLRTCFWFDIQVGHGPDQRIEGFEWRRSRGPEVKSVGQSIWNGLKLVRLGSTKGQGYGYSSDGNEVVAVWANARSFSSFLAVGELQFLGSGATGELGQLWALMAVMSCMSIWQKAARDAARSSSSAPAPAC, translated from the coding sequence ATGGGTCTCTTAAACTCAACACTTCGATTTCATGAACTCTCAGCTGCTGGAATTGAAAAGGGATTTCCGCCCATCATCCGCGTCAAACATAAATCAGGCTGGAGTAAATTGAATCGCCTTTCTGGCTTTGAACTCTTTCTCGATGGCCCCAACGGTGAGCCTATGTACACACTCGACTTCGAAGAGGGCTTCCACGGCGATATCGTCCTCCATAGCGGACCATCCGTCGACTCTCCAAAACTGGCTGTTTCTGGTAGAGAGTCATATTTTGACCCAGAATATTTGATCCGCTTGCCTCCAATTTCCGGCACTGCTCTCCAAGACCAGTTCCTCTATTGGGACCTAGGACTGAGGACATGCTTCTGGTTTGACATTCAAGTCGGTCATGGCCCAGACCAGCGCATAGAGGGTTTCGAATGGCGACGCTCTCGGGGCCCTGAAGTCAAGAGCGTTGGTCAATCAATCTGGAACGGACTCAAGCTCGTCCGTCTTGGCAGCACCAAGGGGCAGGGCTACGGCTATTCCAGCGACGGCAATGAGGTTGTTGCTGTTTGGGCAAACGCAAGAAGTTTCTCGAGTTTTTTAGCTGTTGGAGAGTTACAGTTCCTAGGAAGCGGTGCTACAGGCGAGTTGGGTCAGTTGTGGGCGCTGATGGCTGTCATGAGCTGCATGTCGATCTGGCAGAAGGCGGCGAGAGATGCTGCCAGGTCATCGAgctcagcaccagcaccagcatgttga
- a CDS encoding hypothetical protein (EggNog:ENOG41) — protein MSQGPRDNLLEPLIRAELLTQKLQLCLYISTTSNATSVFLVDADGFPGSDNLSTALAEHCHMGLDKLVETHGAFYSIYMKTKSMIQDTGTLNALQSTFGVPGEKASFDRHLRKLTNATEVCRTQCDELDKSLQAWRASVDEFSRRISKTKG, from the exons ATGTCTCAAGGACCTCGTGATAACCTGTTAGAGCCTTTGATCAGAGCCGAGTTGCTCACTCAGAAACTTCAGTTGTGTCTCTATATCTCTACTACAAGCAATGCCACGTCTGTCTTTCTAGTAGACGCAGACGGCTTCCCAGG GAGCGACAATTTGTCTACAGCCCTGGCCGAGCATTGCCATATGGGACTCGACAAACTGGTGGAAACACATGGAGCTTTCTACAGTATCTACATGAAGACCAAATCCATGATACAGGACACGGGAACG TTGAACGCACTTCAAAGTACATTTGGCGTTCCCGGCGAGAAAGCATCTTTCGATAGGCATCTCAGGAAGCTCACAAACGCAACGGAAGTATGCAGAACACAATGCGATGAACTTGACAAAAGTCTTCAAGCCTGGCGTGCTTCAGTCGACGAGTTTAGTCGTCGTAtcagcaagaccaagggtTAG
- a CDS encoding hypothetical protein (EggNog:ENOG41), with protein sequence MNQQENATNKEIGTLKTEIDDQIFNQNRAQENEDAARARREDLSRQKNKLANQIGTIIQSAGSAGIGGKMLVAGGQMAATWILNLWANNDLQSAQSNMQDQLERGQEYRRRKEEAEIDIQKLSTQAYELKQCIEVLQPVQLLLHGIIDCLRNAAIHHNEMLAKMQSFLESCSESKDIAKGIPDGLSFGDTLDFLNEIQLMRQGALEIGHWSLIYSKVIQQTMMKGFQQNETNFSHEHIIFTIQQSRQQAIESGSAKLIAGQLKQQHEAEVEAIKKDHDEVVGKLKRKNEKELKKVARSGKMRKLLPFSKAS encoded by the exons ATGAACCAGCAAGAGAACGCAACCAACAAAGAGATTGGTACCTTGAAGACCGAGATAGACGATCAGATATTCAACCAAAATAGAGCTCAAGAAAACGAAGATGCCGCTCGAGCCCGGCGAGAGGATCTTTCCCGGCAAAAGAACAAATTAGCCAACCAAATTGGAACTATCATACAGTCTGCTGGTTCCGCAGGCATTGGTGGAAAGATGCTTGTGGCTGGAGGTCAGATGGCTGCTACCTGGATACTCAACCTCTGGGCGAACAACGATCTCCAATCTGCGCAGAGTAACATGCAAGATCAGCTTGAGAGGGGCCAGGAGTATAGAAGACGTaaggaggaggctgagatAGACATTCAGAAGCTTTCGACGCAAGCTTATGAACTG AAACAATGCATTGAAGTCTTGCAGCCTGTTCAATTGCTGCTTCATGGGATTATAGATTGTCTCCGTAATGCTGCCATTCATCACAACGAGATGCTCGCCAAAATGCAGTCGTTTCTGGAGAGTTGTTCCGAGTCCAAGGATATAGCCAAGGGAATTCCTGATGGCCTATCCTTTGGAGATACTCTA GATTTTCTAAACGAAATTCAGCTCATGCGCCAAGGGGCTCTCGAGATCGGGCACTGGTCACTCATCTACTCCAAGGTGATCCAACAGACAATGATGAAAGGCTTCCAGCAAAATGAAACAAACTTCTCACATGAACATATAATTTTCACCATCCAACAGTCTCGTCAACAGGCGATCGAATCTGGAAGTGCAAAGCTTATTGCAGGCCAG TTGAAGCAACAGCATGAGGCCGAGGTagaagccatcaagaaggaccACGATGAGGTCGTTgggaagctgaagaggaagaatgaAAAAGAGCTCAAGAAAGTGGCGAGAAGTGGAAAGATGAGAAAACTACTCCCCTTTTCCAAGGCGTCATAG
- a CDS encoding hypothetical protein (EggNog:ENOG41): MASLFPSPSERDILAKFYEYGQYELHEAFLSETFTEARTKYQLKKVNIVDSFVDRRDMADCGCSYMELDIPTSFKEHLYEVIENRMRDNGYNIKFHVPDDIIDDELQWLEDLNRCSDSDSDAGSFDLGGHMEDTYFLPLITSAVIGTIKNGEFAVFESDEDGGIVLRENHKIDDRFLPEPAIKLERTW; the protein is encoded by the exons ATGGCGAGCCTTTTCCCTTCCCCGTCAGAGAGAGATATTCTAGCCAAGTTCTATGAATACGGGCAGTATGAACTCCACGAG GCATTTTTATCTGAAACTTTCACCGAGGCTCGTACCAAGTATCAGCTCAAAAAAGTCAACATTGTTGATAGCTTCGTTGACAGACGTGATATGGCGGATTGTGGCTGTAGTTACATGGAACTCGACATTCCAACTTCCTTCAAGGAGCATCTTTATGAAGTTATTGAGAACCGAATGCGGGACAACGGCTACAACATCAAATTTCATGTCCCAGATGATATCATTGATGACGAACTTCAATGGCTTGAAGATTTGAACAGGTGTTCTGATAGCGATTCAGACGCTGGTTCTTTCGACTTGGGAGGTCATATGGAGGATACCTACTTTCTGCCCTTGATCACCAGTGCAGTTATTGGCACAATCAAGAATGGAGAGTTTGCTGTATTTGAATCAGACGAAGATGGGGGCATTGTCTTGCGCGAGAATCACAAAATCGACGATCGCTTCCTCCCAGAGCCGGCGATTAAATTAGAGCGAACGTGGTAA
- the QNS1 gene encoding glutamine-dependent NAD(+) synthetase (BUSCO:EOG092610LP), with protein sequence MADLITLATCSLNQWVLDWEGNLKRIRKSIILAKEAGATLRTGPELEITGYGCLDHFLEADVYEHSLESLLAILTDTELHGILIDVGLPLMHRGCRYNCRAIILDGKLLCLRPKIYLANDGNFRENRFFTPWNRPRYVEKFNLPPALQKHQGVRQVPIGDVVLSLNDTTVAAETCEELFTPQAPHINMALNGVEIFTNSSGSHHTLRKLDERIALISEATRKSGGVYLYANQSGSDGDRLLYDGASLIMVNGSIVAQGSQFNLDDVEVVTATVDLEEVRAYRFAPSRNFQAVQAPVYERIEVDFSLGHEDLDLLRAPTAPQPARYHVPEEEIALGPACWLWDYLRRSRASGYLVPLSGGIDSCATATIVFSMCRLVVEAIKAGNEEVIEDVKRIAVFSDKLPETPEEFCNQIFHTVYMGMEKQSSKETRQRAKDLAERIGSYHTDMNIDDTFHATKNLLTQGTGFEPKFKVHGGSATENLALQNIQARSRMVIAYYYAQMLPTVRQRPGGGSLLVLGSSNVDECLRGYLTKYDCSSADLNPIGAISKRDLKSFISWAAKNFDMPILEEFIHATPTAELEPITENYVQSDEVDMGMTYDELARFGRLRKESKLGPYGMFLRLVEEWGGEGKLTPREIATKVKRFYHFHYINRENYSPDDHRFDLRPLFYPPAFQGWSFQKIDKRVEALEKVLEKKKAASAST encoded by the exons ATGGCGGACCTGATCACTTTGGCGACGTGTTCTCTCAATCAGTGGGTGTTGGATTGGGAGGGTAACTTGAAGAGAATTCGAAAGAGTATCATTCTCGCCAAGGAAGCTGGAGCTACGCTTAGAACGGGTCCTGAGCTCGAGATTACAGGCTATGGTTG TCTTGACCATttccttgaggctgatgtTTACGAGCATTCCTTGGAGTCACTCCTCGCAATCTTGACTGACACCGAACTCCATGGCATTCTCATCGACGTTGGTCTTCCTCTCATGCACAGAGGCTGTCGATACAACTGCCGTGCTATTATCTTGGATGGAAAACTGCTCTGCCTTCGCCCCAAAATCTATCTTGCCAACGATGG AAACTTCAGGGAGAACCGATTCTTCACCCCTTGGAACAGGCCGAGATATGTTGAGAAGTTCAATCTTCCTCCTGCTCTTCAGAAACACCAGGGCGTTCGACAAGTTCccattggtgatgttgttctgTCCCTCAATGATACAACTGTCGCCGCCGAGACATGCGAGGAGCTCTTTACCCCCCAGGCCCCTCACATTAACAT GGCTCTGAACGGCGTGGAAATCTTCACCAACTCCTCCGGCTCTCATCACACACTAAGAAAGCTTGATGAGCGTATTGCTCTCATTTCTGAAGCGACTCGCAAGAGTGGTGGTGTGTACCTTTATGCAAATCAGTCTG GCTCTGATGGAGACAGGCTTCTCTATGATGGTGCATCTCTCATCATGGTCAATGGCTCGATCGTGGCTCAAGGCTCCCAGTTCAACTTGGACGATGTCGAAGTTGTTACCGCGACCGTTGATCTCGAGGAAGTCCGCGCTTATAGATTCGCACCATCTCGCAACTTTCAGGCTGTGCAAGCACCTGTGTATGAGAGAATCGAGGTTGATTTCAGCCTGGGCCAtgaggaccttgacctcctTCGTGCCCCTACAGCTCCTCAACCAGCCCGTTATCATGTCCCCGAGGAAGAAATT GCTCTTGGCCCAGCGTGTTGGCTTTGGGATTACC TCCGAAGAAGCAGGGCATCTGGTTATTTGGTCCCCCTCTCAGGAGGTATCGACTCCTGCGCAACCGCTACCATTGTATTCAGCATGTGCAGACTCGTCgttgaggccatcaaggctggTAACGAGGAGGTCATCGAAGACGTCAAGAGAATTGCTGTGTTCTCGGATAAGCTCCCCGAAACCCCCGAGGAGTTCTGCAACCAGATCTTCCACACGGTGTACATGGGTATGGAGAAGCAGAGCAGTAAGGAGACTCGACAGCGTGCCAAGGACCTTGCCGAGCGTATCGGTAGTTACCACACTGACATGAACATTGACGATACCTTCCACGCTACTAAGAACTTGCTCACTCAAGGCACGGGATTCGAGCCTAAATTCAAGGTTCATGGTGGATCAGCGACTGAAAACT TGGCCCTTCAGAATATCCAGGCACGCAGCCGCATGGTCATCGCCTATTACTACGCTCAGATGCTACCAACAGTTCGTCAGCGAccaggaggaggaagcttgCTTGTTCTAGGATCCAGCAATGTTGATGAATGTCTCCGAGGAT ACCTCACCAAGTACGA TTGTTCTTCCGCCGATCTCAACCCTATAGGTGCTATTAGCAAAAGGGATCTCAAGAGTTTTATTTCATGGGCAGCCAAGAACTTCGACATGCCGATTTTGGAAGAGTTCATTCATGCTACAC CCACGGCTGAGCTAGAGCCTATCACTGAAAATTATGTTCAGTCAGACGAAG TTGATATGGGCATGACCTATGACGAACTAGCTCGTTTTGGA CGACTACGTAAAGAGAGCAAGTTAGGGCCCTACGGCATGTTCCTACGACTTGTCGAAGAATGGGGTGGAGAGGGCAAACTGACTCCACGAGAAATCGCCACCAAGGTGAAGCGTTTCTATCACTTCCATTATATCAACCG GGAAAATTACTCGCCCGACGACCACAGATTTGACCTTCGTCCTTTGTTCTACCCACCTGCATTCCAAGGCTGGTCCTTCCAGAAGATTGATAAGCGGGTTGAGGCTCTGGAAAAGgttctggagaagaagaaggctgcaaGTGCCTCCACATAG
- a CDS encoding hypothetical protein (EggNog:ENOG41~BUSCO:EOG09262Z14), whose protein sequence is MSPKVHSWTEDYSNVPSGRLSLMRFVDFAIDLAAVLNASRGVAAKHVALRGRQIDTYSRTSSVAAALRKRNAQRSSPAGEKAQNATAASDGVIYEQAATAARETKPIVETPKQNAPPEVTRTERAPFNSPTPSFRPSLQQQVTSEPAKEDDLDLPPGIDVNIFHTARGSKVLDSLRKQGRPGAPPARPGVGGPVKPHPMRDWPPRPPPLEESFEEETVKPQEPVSKPVEPVKPVEPVEPAEKEPLVEKFVQKEQLEEKPIEQKPVEATSVPEPEKATPLAPTADKEIDEDVIQAAREIAVSSATPSETPYALRESKVPSSRISRIWNYSGLAAGMLGGAMTEGFSRAFGGGGEGSVLLSEKNMERLVAKLSRMRGAALKLGQMMSFQDTKMLPAPIQQVLQRVQDRADYMPAWQRDRVLVANLGPEWRELFSDFEEKPIAAASIGQVHKATLKNGKRVAVKIQFPGVADSINSDLDNLSILLTATKLLPKGLYLNKTIDNARLELGWECDYERELQCAQRYRELLGSSEKDVFMVPNVYPEASGKQVLTMDFMDGIGVTRITSFTQEQRDWIGTQILRLCLREITEFRFMQTDPNWTNFLYNADVNKLELLDFGASREYPDAFVTQYVQLLAAASRSDKAAVKELSESLGYLTGHESRIMVEAHTKSVLTLAEPFLANAPDIYDFKDQTITERVKALIPVMLHERLAPPPEETYSLHRKLSGAFLLCAKLGSKVPCKSMFEDALAKGGYSR, encoded by the exons ATGTCTCCCAAAGTGCATTCATGGACTGAAGATTACTCCAATGTTCCATCAG GCCGCCTAAGCCTGATGAGGTTCGTCGACTTCGCCATCGACCTTGCGGCAGTGCTCAATGCCTCTCGAGGTGTCGCCGCTAAGCATGTCGCGCTCCGAGGTCGTCAAATCGATACCTACAGTCGAACTTCGAGCGTTGCCGCGGCATTGAGGAAGCGAAATGCTCAAAGGAGCTCACCGGCGGGGGAGAAAGCACAGAATGCTACGGCGGCAAGCGATGGGGTCATATACGAGCAAGCTGCAACGGCAGCACGAGAGACGAAACCTATAGTCGAGACTCCGAAACAAAATGCTCCGCCTGAAGTGACGAGAACCGAAAGAGCACCCTTCAATAGCCCGACACCCAGTTTCAGGCCGAGCCTACAGCAACAGGTTACATCGGAACCGGCGAAAGAGGATGACCTTGATCTACCGCCTGGAATCGATGTCAATATCTTCCATACCGCGAGAGGTTCCAAAGTCCTCGACTCTCTACGAAAGCAAGGTCGGCCCGGAGCACCTCCTGCACGCCCCGGAGTTGGGGGTCCTGTGAAGCCACATCCCATGCGAGACTGGCCTCCGCGCCCACCACCCCTCGAAGAGAGCTTTGAAGAGGAGACCGTAAAACCTCAAGAGCCAGTGTCCAAGCCAGTGGAGCCCGTAAAGCCTGTAGAGCCTGTAGAGCCAGCCGAGAAAGAGCCCTTGGTTGAGAAGTTTGTGCAGAAGGAACAGTTGGAGGAGAAGCCCATTGAGCAGAAACCGGTGGAAGCAACCTCCGTACCTGAGCCAGAAAAGGCCACTCCGTTAGCCCCTACAGCCGACAAAGAGATCGACGAGGATGTCATTCAAGCCGCCAGAGAGATTGCTGTTTCCTCAGCAACGCCATCAGAGACGCCCTATGCTTTACGAGAATCCAAGGTCCCCTCGTCTCGTATCAGCCGAATCTGGAACTATAGTGGTCTTGCAGCAGGTATGTTGGGAGGCGCCATGACCGAAGGCTTCAGTCGAGCCTTTGGCGGTGGTGGCGAGGGATCTGTCCTCCTGAGCGAGAAGAACATGGAACGTCTGGTAGCAAAGCTCTCGCGCATGCGTGGTGCTGCTTTGAAGCTTGGCCAGATGATGAGTTTCCAGGACACCAAGATGCTGCCTGCGCCCATTCAACAGGTGCTCCAGCGTGTTCAGGATCGCGCTGATTACATGCCTGCCTGGCAGCGTGATCGTGTATTGGTAGCAAACCTCGGTCCTGAGTGGAGAGAGCTCTTTAGCGAttttgaggagaagcccATCGCCGCTGCTTCTATCGGTCAGGTTCACAAGGCCACATTAAAGAACGGCAAGCGAGTCGCTGTCAAGATCCAATTCCCTGGTGTCGCTGACTCGATCAACTCGGACCTCGACAACCTGAGCATTCTCCTCACAGCTACCAAGCTACTCCCTAAGGGTTTGTACCTCAACAAAACCATCGACAATGCACGATTGGAGCTCGGTTGGGAATGTGACTATGAGCGAGAGCTTCAGTGCGCTCAACGCTACAGAGAGCTTCTCGGTTCAAGCGAGAAGGATGTTTTTATGGTGCCAAATGTTTATCCCGAGGCATCGGGTAAGCAAGTACTCACCATGGACTTCATGGATGGTATTGGCGTGACTCGCATCACCTCTTTCACCCAAGAGCAACGCGACTGGATCGGCACACAGATTCTTCGTCTCTGTCTCCGTGAGATCACAGAGTTTCGTTTTATGCAGACAGATCCAAATTGGACAAACTTTCTCTACAACGCGGATGTCAACAAGCTCGAGCTGCTCGACTTTGGCGCATCTCGCGAATATCCTGATGCGTTTGTCACACAATATGTGCAGCTTCTCGCTGCAGCCTCTCGATCCGACAAGGCCGCTGTCAAGGAGTTGTCAGAGAGCTTGGGCTACCTGACAGGCCATGAGAGTCGCATCATGGTTGAAGCACACACAAAGTCTGTTCTTACACTTGCGGAGCCTTTCCTTGCCAACGCACCTGATATCTATGATTTCAAAGACCAGACGATCACGGAGCGTGTCAAGGCTCTCATCCCTGTCATGCTCCACGAGCGACTGGCACCTCCACCAGAAGAGACATACAGTCTGCACCGAAAGCTCAGCGGTGCGTTCCTCCTGTGTGCCAAATTGGGTAGCAAGGTTCCTTGCAAGTCCATGTTTGAGGATGCGCTTGCCAAGGGGGGATATAGTAGGTGA
- a CDS encoding hypothetical protein (EggNog:ENOG41), producing the protein MDSSGSGTSNALVRKRTDTDLMPPPPQAKKIKRPKKVLDEDTYTEALSQIIARDFFPGLLQTEIQQEYLDALESKDAAWISSAGRRLQHVMTPGRRNAPLSAQPNSFTAGDRTPSTYGGDTPASVTSNVPDPQPRLGANMSLTKFQDTYTSEDNESFYKLVDKQNQKKADKYAWLWRGNKLPSKQMIKQKEVEDRLSQTRSLIDDGFKKDLLAIKDKDDRPARPDSWNANPRNSLMFRPDGLDDGVLTVSQKAEESSRMAPKSIVYENTRMPQPRITPRPPSPTMSAVRDAIAGKPRKDDRDSSIVSGGETPRVNGYAFVDDEDDDDDDEPILPAPIINLGPGDAAPSPFRLQEQRDRESLHERMVERISQSKKESSRNGLTGRVDKTPVPKFPSSPRVNGGLTPAAQRLWSKVGTPGRGSSGSSFGNSKPMTPRGSLLRSVKRPGSISGKK; encoded by the coding sequence ATGGACTCATCAGGGTCAGGAACCTCAAATGCGCTGGTACGCAAGCGGACAGATACGGACTTGATGCCCCCGCCTCCTCAAGCCAAAAAGATAAAACGACCCAAGAAGGTACTTGACGAAGACACTTACACGGAAGCATTATCCCAAATCATCGCCCGGGACTTCTTCCCAGGACTCCTTCAAACTGAGATACAGCAAGAGTATCTGGATGCACTGGAGTCAAAGGATGCTGCCTGGATCTCAAGTGCGGGCCGAAGACTTCAGCATGTTATGACACCGGGACGCCGAAATGCACCTCTCTCGGCACAACCGAATTCCTTCACTGCTGGTGATCGCACACCTTCAACGTATGGCGGTGATACGCCAGCTTCAGTTACCTCGAATGTTCCGGATCCGCAGCCACGGCTAGGAGCCAACATGAGCCTGACAAAATTTCAAGATACTTACACAAGTGAGGATAATGAAAGCTTTTACAAGCTTGTCGACAAACAGAATCAGAAAAAGGCAGACAAATATGCCTGGCTTTGGCGCGGTAACAAATTACCATCAAAGCAAATGATCAAACAGAAAGAGGTTGAGGATCGACTGAGCCAAACCCGAAGCCTCATCGATGACGGATTCAAGAAAGACTTGCTGGCCATCAAGGACAAAGATGACCGTCCGGCTCGCCCGGATTCCTGGAATGCCAACCCTCGAAACAGTTTGATGTTCAGACCTGACGGGTTAGACGATGGTGTCCTCACCGTTTCTCAGAAGGCCGAAGAATCCTCAAGGATGGCACCGAAGTCGATAGTCTACGAGAACACGAGAATGCCACAACCGCGCATTACACCAAGACCGCCATCTCCAACCATGTCAGCGGTGCGAGACGCCATTGCCGGCAAGCCTCGGAAAGATGATCGAGACTCTAGCATTGTTAGCGGAGGCGAGACACCAAGAGTTAATGGGTATGCTTTTGtggacgacgaggatgacgatgatgatgatgagccaatcCTTCCTGCTCCTATTATCAACCTAGGCCCGGGAGATGCAGCTCCAAGCCCCTTCCGCTTGCAAGAGCAACGCGACAGAGAAAGTCTACACGAACGCATGGTGGAGAGGATATCCCAGTCGAAGAAGGAATCTTCAAGGAATGGACTTACAGGGAGAGTTGACAAGACGCCGGTTCCAAAGTTTCCTAGTAGTCCTCGGGTCAATGGTGGACTTACACCTGCAGCGCAAAGGCTTTGGAGTAAGGTTGGCACCCCTGGACGTGGATCAAGTGGGAGCTCATTTGGAAATTCCAAGCCCATGACTCCCAGAGGATCACTTTTGAGATCAGTGAAGAGGCCTGGCTCAATATCTGGAAAGAAGTAA
- a CDS encoding hypothetical protein (BUSCO:EOG09261M78), with protein MAVELKNKGNKAFQAGDYPSAVDFYSQAIKLNDKEPTFFTNRAQAYIKTEAYGYAIADATKAIELNPKLVKAYYRRGLAKTAILRPKEAIDDFKTCVSLDPSNKDARLKLEECKKIVRQLAFFAAIEVGDEPSAAEGLDLDSMVVEPGYDGVRLGDEMTQEFIDDMIERFKTGKKIHRKYVYQIIIAVKKLVYDEPTMVEVEIPSDVKLTVCGDTHGQYFDLMELFRRNGTPDEKHWYLFNGDFVDRGSWSTEIALLLYAYKWLRPNQFFLNRGNHETDDMNRVYGFEGECKAKYNERVFKLFSESFSALALATLIGKKYLVLHGGLFSDDSVTLDDIRKLNRHNQRQPGQAGLMMEMLWTDPQEENGRGPSKRGVGMQFGPDITKKFCEKNGLEAVIRSHEVRMDGYEVQHDGRCITVFSAPRYCDSTENRGAYINIGPDYKLQYEQFDAVPHPDIKPMAYAQSSLMSSLM; from the exons ATGGCTGTCGAactcaagaacaagggcaaCAAGGCCTTCCAAGCGGGTGATTATCCCAGTGCTGTAGACTTTTACAGCCAGGCCATTAAGTTGAACGACAAGGAGCCTACATTCTTCACCAACCGAGCCCAG GCATATATCAAGACCGAGGCCTACGGTTACGCCATTGCCGACGCTACAAAGGCCATCGAGCTCAACCCCAAACTTGTCAAG GCGTACTACCGACGAGGACTGGCCAAGACTGCGATCCTCCGACCCAAGGAAGCCATTGACGACTTCAAGACATGTGTGTCCCTCGATCCCAGTAACAAAGATGCCAGGCTCAAGCTGGAGGAGTGCAAAAAGATCGTCCGTCAGCTAGCCTTCTTTGCGGCAATCGAGGTCGGCGATGAGCCTTCAGCGGCCGAGGGTCTTGATCTGGACTCCATGGTGGTCGAGCCAGGATACGATGGTGTGCGATTAGGCGATGAGATGACACAAGAGTTCATCGACGATATGATTGAACGTTTCAAGACGGGCAAGAAGATCCACCGAAAATACGTTTACCAAATCATCATCGcggtcaagaagcttgtaTACGACGAGCCCACCATGGTCGAGGTCGAGATCCCCAGCGACGTGAAGCTCACTGTCTGTGGTGACACTCACG GTCAATACTTTGATCTTATGGAGTTGTTCCGCCGCAACGGAACCCCCGACGAGAAGCACTGGTATCTTTTCAACGGTGATTTCGTGGACCGAGGTTCTTGGTCAACTGAGATCGCTCTGCTCCTCTATGCTTACAAGTGGCTGCGTCCTAACCAGTTCTTCTTGAATCGCGGTAACCACGAAACGGATGACATGAACCGTGTGTACGGTTTCGAGGGCGAGTGCAAAGCCAAGTATAACGAGCG GGTGTTCAAGCTGTTCTCTGAGAGCTTCTCTGCTCTTGCTCTGGCCACTCTCATTGGCAAGAAGTACCTTGTCCTTCACGGAGGTCTTTTCTCTGATGACAGCGTCACTCTTGACGATATTCGAAAACTCAACCGACACAACCAGCGACAACCGGGTCAGGCtggtttgatgatggagatgctgTGGACCGACCCCCAGGAAGAGAACGGCCGAGGTCCCAGCAAGCGTGGTGTCGGTATGCAGTTCGGTcccgacatcaccaagaagttCTGTGAGAAGAACGGTCTTGAAGCTGTTATTCGAAGTCACGAGGTTCGCATGGACGGTTATGAGGTGCAGCATGATGGCCGCTGTATTACCG TCTTCTCTGCCCCTCGATACTGTGACTCAACAGAAAACAGGGGTGCCTACATCAACATTGGCCCCGACTACAAACTCCAGTACGAGCAATTTGATGCTGTGCCTCATCCCGACATCAAGCCAATG GCATATGCGCAAAGCTCTCTCATGTCTTCCCTGATGTAG